Proteins from a genomic interval of Candidatus Hydrogenedentota bacterium:
- a CDS encoding MFS transporter, protein MARDTTTSLHPKAGLVLSLNALYNVAEALCSVFVGVYFYVNSLDFRVVCLHYATLYAVTPVVFLLAGWYAKTRDRVHVFRIGLVLHAAYYGALLWLQEDSADHAVALGVLLGVTWGFFWAGNNTFTFDYSTLERRDYFLGMLSTVSAVARLAGPLIAGLIIGLAPHAETGYRAVFTLALLLYLAAIAASMRIPHDGVRRPFHPRPAFFPPSGDWRLVMAASATLAGSFHILQFVLAVILFLRTGSEISVGGFASAQGLIGVAAAWLVGRTVTVHTRKPFMLAGTLVMVAAGCLVAWRLDLVTLVLFGFLRSVSEPLFGIPHTGIRFDVMSRTAAPGDRIEYLAAWELPLAAGRLFTMTLVVLLYTFFGETGLRAAIALVSLYRVGTYLLLRRVSIVARPELLEERARG, encoded by the coding sequence TTGGCCCGGGACACAACGACAAGCCTGCACCCCAAGGCGGGGCTGGTGCTTTCGCTGAACGCGCTCTACAACGTGGCCGAGGCCCTGTGCTCGGTCTTCGTGGGCGTCTATTTCTACGTCAACAGCCTCGATTTCCGGGTGGTTTGCCTGCACTACGCGACGCTCTATGCGGTGACCCCGGTGGTGTTCCTTCTGGCGGGGTGGTACGCGAAAACCCGGGACCGGGTGCATGTCTTCCGCATCGGGCTGGTGCTGCACGCGGCGTACTACGGGGCGCTCCTCTGGCTTCAGGAGGACTCGGCGGACCACGCTGTGGCGCTGGGCGTCCTGCTGGGGGTGACCTGGGGGTTTTTCTGGGCGGGGAACAACACCTTCACCTTCGACTACAGCACCCTCGAGCGCCGGGACTACTTCCTGGGGATGCTCTCCACGGTGAGCGCCGTGGCGCGGCTGGCGGGTCCGCTGATCGCCGGTCTCATCATCGGCCTGGCACCCCATGCCGAAACGGGTTACCGCGCCGTGTTCACCCTGGCGTTGTTGCTGTATCTGGCGGCCATCGCGGCAAGCATGCGGATCCCGCACGACGGGGTCCGCCGCCCCTTTCATCCGCGCCCGGCGTTCTTTCCGCCGTCCGGCGACTGGCGCCTGGTCATGGCCGCCTCGGCGACCCTTGCCGGTTCCTTCCATATCCTCCAGTTCGTGCTTGCCGTGATCCTGTTCCTGCGCACGGGCAGCGAGATCAGCGTGGGCGGGTTTGCCTCGGCCCAGGGGCTCATCGGGGTGGCGGCGGCCTGGCTGGTGGGGCGCACGGTCACGGTCCACACCCGGAAGCCCTTCATGCTGGCGGGCACGCTGGTGATGGTTGCGGCGGGCTGCCTGGTCGCCTGGCGGCTGGACCTGGTGACCCTGGTGCTCTTCGGGTTCCTGCGCAGCGTGTCCGAGCCGCTCTTCGGCATCCCGCACACGGGCATCCGCTTCGACGTCATGTCCCGCACCGCCGCCCCCGGCGACCGCATCGAGTACCTGGCCGCGTGGGAGCTTCCCCTGGCGGCGGGCCGCCTGTTCACCATGACCCTCGTGGTGCTCCTGTACACCTTTTTCGGCGAGACGGGGCTTCGCGCCGCCATCGCCCTGGTCAGCCTGTACCGCGTGGGCACCTATCTCCTTCTCCGCCGGGTGTCCATCGTGGCCCGCCCGGAACTCCTGGAGGAGCGGGCGCGCGGCTGA
- the lipA gene encoding lipoyl synthase: MNSSKQRFPVWIRRAWPSGRAHEEVRSLLSDLNLHTVCQSAHCPNQGECWARRTATFLILGNVCTRHCAFCGVHSGAPLPVDPDEPENIAEAVARLGVRHTVITSVTRDDLPDGGAAHFARVIRAVRARTPGVTVEALTPDFGADPEALGLVAGAAPEIHSHNIETVRRLHPALRDARYRYDTSLETLRAARRLMPEAVVKSGFMLGCGETEDEALETLADLRGAGCDAVAVGQYLRPRTENAPVAEFAPPERFERLRAAALDLGFAFAVAGPFVRSSYHSEDALRARSCGED; encoded by the coding sequence ATGAACTCCAGCAAACAGCGGTTTCCGGTGTGGATTCGCCGGGCGTGGCCGTCCGGCCGGGCCCACGAGGAGGTCAGGTCCCTTCTCAGCGACCTCAATCTGCACACCGTCTGCCAGAGCGCGCACTGCCCCAACCAGGGGGAGTGCTGGGCGCGCCGCACCGCCACGTTCCTGATTCTGGGGAACGTCTGCACGCGCCACTGCGCCTTCTGCGGGGTCCATTCCGGCGCGCCGCTACCCGTGGACCCGGATGAGCCGGAGAACATCGCGGAGGCGGTGGCCCGGCTGGGCGTCCGACACACAGTCATCACCTCGGTCACGCGGGACGACCTGCCGGACGGCGGCGCGGCGCATTTCGCGCGCGTGATCCGCGCGGTCCGCGCCCGGACGCCGGGGGTCACCGTGGAGGCGCTGACGCCGGATTTCGGGGCGGACCCCGAGGCCCTGGGCCTCGTGGCGGGGGCGGCCCCGGAAATCCACAGCCACAATATCGAGACCGTGCGGCGGCTGCATCCCGCGCTGCGGGACGCCCGCTACCGCTACGACACCTCCCTCGAAACCCTGCGCGCCGCACGGCGGCTCATGCCGGAGGCGGTGGTGAAGTCCGGGTTCATGCTGGGCTGCGGCGAGACGGAGGACGAGGCGCTGGAGACGCTTGCCGACCTGCGCGGGGCGGGCTGCGACGCCGTGGCCGTGGGCCAGTACCTGCGCCCGCGGACGGAGAACGCCCCCGTGGCGGAGTTCGCGCCGCCGGAGCGCTTTGAAAGGCTGCGGGCGGCGGCGCTGGACCTGGGGTTCGCCTTTGCCGTGGCCGGACCCTTCGTGAGAAGCTCGTACCATTCGGAGGACGCGCTGCGCGCGCGGTCCTGTGGGGAGGACTGA